In Bradyrhizobium guangxiense, the following are encoded in one genomic region:
- the cckA gene encoding cell cycle histidine kinase CckA, with protein MTVETDHDLTREPVAAHEPSPRSGSIALVLLVAAGLVAVAVGLMTLGRAQAQPYILGILAVLAMVGLFNLFAFAAGIIRFADRNLDDPIIGRISDHAFDGLAVTDARGHVVYSNAAYLTLTGASGPQDVRPVERVFIGNPDVSEAVFRLLKAAREGKRQQEEVRISGHDGSQGRWLRMRVRPLGTGKREAKYAVWSIADITRDRERQEDVFQELQHAIEYLDHAPCGFFSVNPAGELAYVNATLANWLDYDLAEIGSGGLRLTDIVSGDGASLLTSIVAVPGEVKTEVFDIDLRMRTGKTMPVRLYHKLAFGADGAPGPSRTLVISRARDERSDPDRAAEVRFMRFFDHTPMAIATVDRAGNVVRANARYAKLGQALGLDTASKSIFRAVNSRDRHLLIAAINQAAEGQADIAPVEVALEGAKERWGQFFVTPVDAAENEAEAAIVHMLETTERRALENQINQSQKMETVGQLAGGIAHDFNNVLSAIMMANDFLLNAHKPTDPSFQDIMQIKQNATRAATLVRQLLAFSRRQTLRPQVLDLGDALSDLTMLLRRLIGEKVKLDLVHGRDLWPVKVDVSQFEQVIVNLAVNARDAMPDGGKLIIRTANVTTEDAGKLAYKGMPAADYVRIEVADTGTGIPADIRDKIFEPFFSTKEVGKGTGLGLSTVYGIVKQTGGFIYVDSEPGQGTSFHIFLPRHHAEPEVQVEQPAVAGASNGAAKDAAPAAVETKPRTDLTGQGTILLVEDEEGLRALNARGLRSRGYTVVEAENGVEAMDVLDEQSGAIDLVVSDVVMPEMDGPTLLKAMREKNPDIKFIFVSGYAEDAFEKSLPEGQQFDFLPKPFTLSQLVAAVKETMTKQG; from the coding sequence ATGACCGTCGAGACCGACCACGACCTCACACGCGAGCCCGTTGCGGCGCATGAGCCGTCGCCGCGCTCGGGCAGCATTGCGCTGGTGCTGCTGGTGGCCGCCGGCCTCGTCGCCGTCGCCGTCGGGTTGATGACGCTCGGGCGTGCGCAGGCCCAGCCCTATATCCTCGGCATCCTTGCCGTGCTGGCGATGGTCGGCCTGTTCAACCTGTTCGCCTTCGCCGCCGGCATCATCCGCTTCGCGGACCGCAACCTCGATGATCCCATCATCGGCCGCATCTCCGATCACGCGTTCGACGGGCTCGCGGTCACCGATGCTCGCGGCCACGTGGTCTATTCCAACGCCGCCTATCTGACGCTGACCGGCGCCAGCGGCCCGCAGGACGTGCGGCCGGTGGAGCGCGTCTTCATCGGCAATCCTGACGTCTCCGAGGCGGTGTTCCGGCTGCTGAAGGCCGCGCGCGAAGGCAAGCGCCAGCAGGAAGAAGTGCGCATCTCCGGCCATGACGGCAGCCAGGGCCGCTGGCTGCGGATGCGGGTGCGCCCGCTCGGCACCGGCAAGCGCGAGGCGAAATACGCAGTGTGGTCGATCGCCGACATCACTCGCGACCGCGAGCGCCAGGAGGACGTGTTCCAGGAGCTCCAGCACGCCATCGAATATCTTGATCACGCGCCGTGCGGCTTCTTCTCGGTCAACCCGGCCGGCGAGCTCGCTTATGTCAACGCGACGCTGGCGAACTGGCTCGACTACGACCTCGCCGAGATCGGCTCGGGCGGCTTGAGGCTGACCGACATCGTCTCCGGCGACGGCGCCTCACTCTTGACCTCGATCGTGGCGGTGCCGGGCGAAGTGAAGACGGAAGTCTTCGACATCGACCTGCGCATGCGTACCGGCAAGACCATGCCGGTGCGGCTCTATCACAAGCTTGCCTTCGGTGCCGACGGCGCGCCGGGGCCGTCGCGCACGCTCGTCATCAGCCGCGCCCGTGACGAGCGCAGCGATCCCGACCGCGCCGCCGAAGTACGCTTCATGCGCTTCTTCGACCACACGCCGATGGCGATCGCGACCGTCGACCGGGCCGGCAACGTCGTGCGCGCCAATGCGCGCTACGCCAAGCTCGGCCAGGCGCTGGGGCTCGACACTGCCTCCAAGTCGATCTTCCGCGCGGTCAATTCGCGCGATCGGCACCTCTTGATCGCGGCCATCAACCAGGCTGCCGAAGGCCAGGCCGACATCGCCCCCGTCGAGGTGGCGCTGGAAGGGGCCAAGGAGCGCTGGGGCCAGTTCTTCGTCACGCCGGTCGATGCCGCCGAAAACGAGGCGGAAGCCGCCATCGTGCACATGCTTGAGACTACCGAGCGGCGCGCGCTGGAGAATCAGATCAACCAGTCGCAGAAGATGGAGACGGTCGGCCAGCTCGCCGGCGGCATCGCTCACGACTTCAACAACGTGCTCTCCGCCATCATGATGGCAAACGATTTCCTGCTGAACGCGCACAAGCCGACAGATCCGTCGTTCCAGGACATCATGCAGATCAAGCAGAACGCGACGCGGGCCGCGACCCTGGTGCGGCAGTTGCTGGCGTTCTCGCGGCGGCAGACGCTGCGGCCGCAGGTGCTCGATCTCGGCGATGCCTTGAGCGATCTCACCATGCTGCTGCGCCGCCTGATCGGCGAGAAGGTCAAGCTCGACCTCGTCCACGGCCGCGACCTCTGGCCGGTCAAGGTCGACGTCTCCCAGTTCGAGCAGGTGATCGTCAATTTGGCGGTGAACGCGCGCGACGCCATGCCCGACGGCGGCAAGCTGATCATCCGCACCGCCAACGTCACCACTGAGGATGCGGGCAAGCTCGCCTACAAGGGCATGCCGGCCGCGGATTATGTCCGGATCGAGGTTGCCGACACCGGCACCGGCATTCCCGCCGATATCCGCGACAAGATTTTCGAGCCGTTCTTCTCGACCAAGGAGGTCGGCAAGGGCACGGGCCTTGGTCTCTCCACCGTCTACGGCATCGTCAAGCAGACCGGCGGTTTCATCTACGTCGATTCCGAGCCGGGGCAGGGCACCTCGTTCCACATCTTCCTGCCGCGCCATCACGCCGAGCCGGAGGTGCAGGTCGAGCAGCCGGCCGTGGCCGGCGCGAGCAATGGGGCCGCGAAGGACGCCGCGCCCGCGGCCGTCGAGACCAAGCCGCGTACCGATCTCACCGGACAGGGCACGATCCTTCTCGTCGAGGACGAAGAGGGTCTGCGCGCGCTGAACGCCCGCGGCCTGCGCTCGCGCGGCTACACCGTGGTCGAGGCCGAGAACGGCGTCGAGGCCATGGACGTGCTGGACGAGCAGAGCGGCGCGATCGATCTCGTCGTCTCCGACGTTGTCATGCCCGAGATGGACGGCCCGACGCTCCTCAAGGCGATGCGGGAGAAGAACCCCGACATCAAGTTCATCTTCGTCTCCGGCTATGCCGAGGACGCCTTCGAGAAGAGCCTGCCCGAAGGCCAGCAGTTCGACTTCCTGCCAAAACCGTTCACGCTCAGCCAGCTCGTGGCGGCGGTGAAGGAGACGATGACGAAGCAGGGGTGA
- the flhB gene encoding flagellar biosynthesis protein FlhB: MAEDNDPESQTEDPTQKRLDDALERGDVAKSQEINTWFMMAGGTLVVSTFSGSVGGGLLTPMRNLLANSWMIKTDGKALLALMQQIEFAVLAAIGVPLLMLMLAAIAGNMLQHRLVWSTESLTPKFSKISPGAGFKRIFGKQAAANFLKGIGKLVVLGVVMTMILWPERHRMEAMVRLDPAAMLGASTSMTVHLLGAVVAALAIVAIADYFFQYRSWFQRQKMSLQEIKEEFKQSEGDPHIKGKIRQLRQQRAKKRMMAAVPKASVIITNPTHYSVALSYERGMSAPICVAKGVDNLAFKIREIAREHDIPIVENVPLARALYATVDIDQEIPTEHYHAVAEVIGYVMRLKRGFSAGRG; this comes from the coding sequence ATGGCGGAAGACAACGATCCCGAAAGTCAAACAGAAGACCCGACACAAAAGCGTCTCGACGACGCGCTCGAACGCGGCGACGTCGCCAAGAGCCAGGAGATCAACACCTGGTTCATGATGGCGGGCGGCACGCTGGTGGTCTCGACCTTCTCGGGCTCGGTCGGCGGCGGGCTGTTGACGCCGATGCGCAACCTGCTCGCCAATTCCTGGATGATCAAGACCGACGGCAAGGCTCTACTCGCGCTGATGCAGCAGATCGAATTCGCCGTGCTCGCCGCGATCGGCGTGCCCCTCTTGATGCTGATGCTGGCCGCGATTGCCGGCAACATGCTGCAGCACCGCCTGGTCTGGTCGACCGAATCCCTCACACCCAAGTTCAGCAAGATCTCGCCCGGCGCAGGCTTCAAGCGCATTTTCGGCAAGCAGGCGGCGGCCAATTTTCTCAAGGGCATCGGCAAGCTGGTGGTGCTCGGCGTGGTCATGACCATGATCCTGTGGCCGGAGCGGCATCGCATGGAGGCGATGGTCAGGCTCGATCCGGCCGCCATGCTCGGCGCCAGCACCAGCATGACCGTTCACCTGCTCGGCGCGGTGGTCGCAGCGCTCGCGATCGTCGCCATCGCCGATTATTTCTTCCAGTACCGCAGCTGGTTCCAGCGGCAGAAGATGTCGCTGCAGGAGATCAAGGAAGAGTTCAAGCAGTCCGAAGGCGATCCGCACATCAAGGGCAAGATCCGGCAGTTGCGGCAGCAGCGCGCCAAGAAGCGCATGATGGCGGCGGTTCCCAAGGCCTCGGTGATCATCACCAACCCGACCCACTATTCGGTGGCGCTCTCCTACGAGCGCGGCATGTCGGCGCCGATCTGCGTCGCCAAGGGCGTCGACAACCTCGCCTTCAAGATCCGGGAGATCGCCCGCGAGCACGACATCCCGATCGTGGAGAACGTGCCGCTGGCCCGTGCGCTCTACGCCACCGTCGACATCGACCAGGAAATCCCGACCGAGCACTACCATGCGGTCGCCGAAGTCATCGGCTACGTCATGCGGCTGAAGCGCGGATTCAGCGCTGGGCGGGGATAA
- the fliR gene encoding flagellar biosynthetic protein FliR codes for MRIDVSLLPALAASFMLAFARVGAMVMLLPGLGETNIPTRIKLSIALLLTLIILPLHRNAYQVDMGSLAPLLVLMLHEIAIGIVLGATARVTLSALQVAGSVIAQQMGLGFVTSVDPTQGQQGVLVGNFLTMLGVTLLFATDSHHLVIAALNDSYTIFSPGETVSSGDVASLATRAFAAAFRLGLQLSGPFLVFGLVFNIGLGILARLMPQMQVYFVGVPLSIFAGFLVLAVVLTAMMGTYLDYFIGVMHQMMPLK; via the coding sequence ATGCGCATCGACGTTTCGCTGCTGCCGGCGCTCGCCGCGTCCTTCATGCTCGCCTTCGCCCGGGTCGGTGCGATGGTGATGCTGCTGCCTGGCCTCGGCGAGACTAACATTCCGACCCGGATCAAGCTGTCGATCGCGCTGCTGCTCACGCTGATCATCCTGCCGCTGCACCGCAACGCCTACCAGGTTGACATGGGCTCGCTCGCGCCGCTCCTGGTCCTGATGCTGCACGAGATCGCGATCGGCATCGTGCTGGGCGCGACCGCGCGCGTGACGCTGTCGGCGCTCCAGGTCGCGGGATCGGTGATCGCGCAGCAGATGGGGCTCGGTTTTGTCACCTCGGTCGATCCGACGCAGGGGCAGCAGGGCGTGCTGGTCGGCAACTTCCTGACCATGCTGGGGGTGACGCTGCTGTTTGCCACCGACAGCCATCATCTGGTGATCGCGGCACTGAATGACAGCTACACGATCTTCTCGCCGGGCGAGACCGTGTCGAGCGGCGATGTCGCCTCGCTCGCGACGCGCGCCTTCGCCGCCGCGTTCCGCCTCGGCCTGCAGCTCTCCGGGCCGTTCCTGGTGTTCGGCCTCGTCTTCAACATCGGGCTGGGCATCCTGGCGCGGCTGATGCCGCAGATGCAGGTCTATTTCGTCGGCGTGCCGCTCTCGATCTTCGCGGGCTTCCTGGTGCTCGCCGTGGTGCTGACGGCGATGATGGGTACGTATCTGGATTACTTCATCGGTGTCATGCACCAGATGATGCCGTTGAAATAA
- the fliQ gene encoding flagellar biosynthesis protein FliQ encodes MTGPETLDVARDAIWTIVIVSSPLMVVGLVVGVVVSLFQALTQIQEQTLIYVPKILAIFATMLLALPFMADSLHAHMMRISSRIIGG; translated from the coding sequence ATGACCGGCCCTGAAACCCTCGACGTCGCGCGCGATGCGATCTGGACGATCGTGATCGTGTCCTCACCCCTGATGGTGGTCGGCCTCGTGGTCGGCGTCGTCGTGTCGCTGTTCCAGGCGCTGACACAGATCCAGGAGCAGACGCTGATCTACGTGCCGAAGATCCTCGCCATCTTCGCCACGATGCTGTTGGCATTGCCGTTCATGGCCGACTCGCTGCACGCCCACATGATGCGGATCTCGTCGCGAATCATCGGCGGCTGA
- the fliE gene encoding flagellar hook-basal body complex protein FliE: MASPTIAANAYANLARVLENSGAGKGTEASGQSFASLLKDAVGSVMESGRKSDAQTIAMASGKANVMDVVTAVADTDVAVSTLVSVRDRVIAAYEDIMKMPI, from the coding sequence ATGGCATCACCGACAATCGCCGCCAACGCCTATGCCAACCTTGCCCGGGTACTGGAGAATAGCGGTGCCGGCAAAGGCACCGAGGCAAGCGGGCAATCCTTCGCCTCGCTGCTGAAGGACGCCGTCGGCAGCGTCATGGAATCCGGCCGCAAGTCGGATGCGCAGACGATCGCGATGGCCTCCGGCAAGGCCAACGTCATGGACGTGGTGACGGCGGTCGCCGACACCGACGTCGCGGTGTCCACGCTGGTTTCGGTCCGCGACCGCGTGATCGCGGCCTATGAAGACATCATGAAGATGCCGATCTGA
- the flgC gene encoding flagellar basal body rod protein FlgC: MANDSSDFARSMAIATSGLRAQAGRMRVISENIANADSTAQTIGGDPYRRKVPTFSSALDRTLDAQVVTLGRIKPDQSNFRVKYEPNNPVADAAGNVKYPNVNSVVEMTDMRDAQRSYEANLNIISATRRMIQRTLDILKS, translated from the coding sequence ATGGCCAATGACAGCAGCGACTTTGCCCGCTCGATGGCGATCGCGACCTCCGGCCTGCGGGCGCAGGCCGGCCGCATGCGGGTGATCTCGGAAAACATCGCGAACGCGGATTCGACCGCGCAGACCATCGGCGGTGATCCCTACCGGCGCAAGGTTCCGACCTTCTCTTCCGCGCTCGATCGCACGCTCGACGCGCAGGTCGTCACCCTCGGAAGGATCAAGCCCGACCAGTCGAACTTCCGCGTCAAATACGAGCCGAACAATCCGGTCGCGGACGCGGCAGGAAACGTCAAATACCCCAATGTGAACTCGGTGGTCGAAATGACCGACATGCGCGATGCGCAGCGGTCCTACGAGGCCAATCTCAACATCATCAGTGCGACGCGCCGGATGATCCAGCGCACGCTCGACATTCTCAAGAGCTGA